A region of the Paraburkholderia flava genome:
CCGGATGACGTCGCGGCGCCGATGCGTGTCTACGGATTGCCACCGCTGAACCCCACACTCGCACGCGACATCGCCGCGACTTCGCCGTACGCGCGCCAGGTCGCGCCGGAACCGACGCTCGCGGCATTGACCGCGCTGTCGCAGGCGGTCTGCGACATTCGCGAGATCGTTGGCCTGACGTTGACGCTGCGCGTGTTGAAGGATCGCGTGCAACTCGTCGAGCCGCTAGTGCGTCTCGCCACGACGCGCAGCCGGCTCGCGATCATGCCGTACCCGCGACGCTTCGAAGAAACGCTGGACTGGCACGACCTGCGCGTGACCGTGCGGCCGATCAGGCCGGAAGACGAGACTGCGCATCGCGACTTCGTCGGCGCGATGACGCAAGACGATCTGCGGCTGCGCTTCTTCGGCGCGGTCGGCACGTTCGATCATTCGCAGCTCGCGCGGATGACGCAGATCGATTACGACCGGGAGATGGCTTTCATCGCGACCGTCGCCGGCGAGAACGGCGCGCCGCGCACGCTCGGCGTCGTACGCGCAATTGCCGATCCGGACAACGATACCGCCGAGTTCGCGCTCGCGATCCGTTCCGACCTGAAGGGCAACGGACTCGGGCGACTGTTGATGGAGCGGATCATCGCGTACGTGCGCTCGCGCGGCACGCGCTGGCTGGTCGGCGAGGTGCTGCGCGAGAACACCGCGATGATCGCGCTCGCGAAGCGCTGCGGCTTCACGATGACGACGACCGAAGATCCGGGCGTCGTCGGCTTCAGAATGGCGCTCGAATCATCCGCGCCACGCTGAAGCGGTTTACATAGCGGTCAGGCCGCGAGTTTTGCGGCAGCCTCGTCGATCTGGCCGCGCGACACCGCGAGTTCTTCGAGCCACGCGTCCGCATACACGGCACCCGTTTCGCGCTCGAGTCGCGCGATCGTCGCGGCGCAGCGCGCAGCGTCCTTCGGCGTCGCGATGAAGCCCTTCACCGACTGTCCCGCCTTGAACGCGTCGAACAGCGGATCGCGGACTTCGTCGGGCAGATTGCGGGTCCACTGATACGGCTTGCCGTTGAACGTGATCGACGGCGGCAGCACGCGCTCTTTCTTCGTCGCGGGGATCAGGCCGTAGGTGCGCGCGGCGTCGCCGATCTGTTCCGGCGAGAACAGCTCGTCGGGCGTGATGTCGAATTGCGCGATGTGCGTTTCGATCGCCTGCATCGCGGTGGCGCGGTCGTCGCGCTTCTGCTGCGCACGCGCGACGATGTCGCGTAGTTCATCGGCTTCTTCGGCACTGATCGTGAAGCTTGCCTGCTTCTGCTGAAGATCGGAAAAGCGCTGGAATTCGGTATCGGTCAGAAGTTTCGCCATGACGGTGTCGAGAGGGAACGGGAAGAAACGCGCACGTGCGGCGTGTGTGCGTTTCGGAAGGGCCGCTATTCTAACGTCATGACGCGCACATTCCAATCATGCAGCGGCGTGCTGCACAAATTCGTCGTTCGGCTGCGTTTGAGCGAACCCATGCACGCCCGCCGCGCATCGACGACAATGACACCGTTCTCTTTCGAGCGGCTGCGTTGAGCACCTATTGCACGCGCTCGCCTCACACCCCTTTCTCGCGGAATCGCCATGACCTCTTCGAACTCTTCTCCTTCTTCAACACGCGCAATCGTCACCGGACACACACGCGGCGTCGGTGCTGCGCTCGCTGCGCAACTGCTCGAACGCGGCATCGCGGTGCTGGGTGTTGCCCGTCGCGGTAACGCGGCGCTTGCCGCCGGCCACGCGGGCCTGTACGAAGAAGTGACGCTCGATCTCGCCGATCTGGTCGCGACCGCGCAATGGCTCGCGAGCGATGCATTGAAGCGTTTTGTCGGCGGCGCGCAGCGGGTCGTGCTGTTCAACAACGCGGGCGTCGTCGAGCCGGTCGGGCCGATCGAGACTCAGGACGTCGCGGCCATCGCGCGCGCGGTGAGTCTGAATGTTGCCGCGCCGCTGATGCTCGCGAGCGCGCTCATGGCCGCGAGTGCCGATGCGACCGACCGGCGCATCGTGCACATCTCGAGCGGTGCCGCGCGCAACGCGTATCCCGGCTGGAGCGTCTACTGCGCGACGAAGGCCGCGCTCGATCATCACGCGCGCGCCGCAGCGCTCGACGCGAATCGCGCTCTGCGCATTTGTAGCGTCGCACCGGGCGTCGTCGATACGGATATGCAGGCTGCGATTCGCAGCACGGACACTGAGCATTTCCCGCTGCGCGAGCGGTTCGACGAAATGAAGCGCAGCGGCAAGCTCGCGACGCCGGACGATGCAGCGCGTCAGTTGATCGACTATGCGTTGAGCGATGCGTTCGGCAGCGTGCCGACCGCGGACGTGCGGGAATTGCCGCCGCATTGAGCGGCGCGCGTAGCGTGAGAACGTAAAACGCTACGCGTCCTGCTCACGAAACATCGACAACCCCTCGATCATCTCGCGCAGCAACACCGTCGCCGCTTCAAGCGTCGGCGCCGCGTATTCGTCGATCCGTCGCAGATACGGACAGGTCAGCACCGCGATCGCCTGACCCGACGGACCGAGAATCGGAAACGTCAGATCGGTCACACCGAAAATCTGCTGGCTGTCCTTCTGCAGAAAACCGGCCGCACGGATCTTCGCGCACGCGGTTTCGAGCGCACCGTGATCGACGGTTACCTCGCCCTTCA
Encoded here:
- a CDS encoding SDR family oxidoreductase, whose amino-acid sequence is MTSSNSSPSSTRAIVTGHTRGVGAALAAQLLERGIAVLGVARRGNAALAAGHAGLYEEVTLDLADLVATAQWLASDALKRFVGGAQRVVLFNNAGVVEPVGPIETQDVAAIARAVSLNVAAPLMLASALMAASADATDRRIVHISSGAARNAYPGWSVYCATKAALDHHARAAALDANRALRICSVAPGVVDTDMQAAIRSTDTEHFPLRERFDEMKRSGKLATPDDAARQLIDYALSDAFGSVPTADVRELPPH